In a genomic window of Salvelinus fontinalis isolate EN_2023a chromosome 7, ASM2944872v1, whole genome shotgun sequence:
- the LOC129859380 gene encoding tripartite motif-containing protein 16-like gives MLRWSSSHTEDHIHFLQSYLSLSSPSVSSDSPSIDKHPQFLRDVNKAVSDVREKLEDFIKGEWIKISTIVNSVNDVLPPEPKNREHFLQYSCQLTLDPNTAQKSLSLSEGNRKVTVVDVINDPNPDHPDRFTDWWQVLCREGLSGRCYWEVECHHGTVTAVSYKDISRIRMVNDSRFGYNDKSWGLECSSNGYRFRHNNVETKVSGPQSSRVGVYLDHKAGTLSFYSVSDTMTLLHTVKTTFTKPLFPGLWVGYKNDSAVLCKL, from the exons ATGCTGAGATGGAGCAGCTCTCACACAGAGGATCACATCCATTTCCTCCAG agttatctgtctctctccagtcccAGTGTCTCTTCAGACTCACCCAGCATTGATAAACATCCTCAGTTCCTTAGAGATGTGAATAAGGCTGTTTCTGATGTCAGAGAGAAACTAGAAGACTTCATTAAAGGAGAATGGATCAAGATCTCCACCATAG TGAATTCAGTGAATGATGTCTTGCCTCCAGAGCCCAAGAACAGAGAACACTTCTTACAAT ATTCCTGTCAGctcacactggacccaaacacagcacagaaatcgctctctctgtctgagggaaACAGAAAGGTGACAGTTGTTGATGTTATTAACGATCCAAATCCTGACCATCCGGACAGATTCACTGATTGGTGGCAGGTCCTTTGTAGAGAGGGTCTGTCTGgacgctgttactgggaggtggaGTGTCATCACGGGACTGTTACAGCAGTCTCATATAAAGACATAAGTAGAATACGGATGGTTAATGATTCCAGATTCGGATACAATGACAAGTCTTGGGGTTTAGAGTGCTCTAGTAATGGTTATCGTTTCAGACACAATAATGTTGAGACTAAAGTGTCAGGCCCTCAGTCCTCCAGAGTAGGAGTGTACCTGGATCACAAGGCAGGTACTCTGTCCTTCTACAGTGTCTCTGACACAATGACCCTCCTTCACACAGTCAAAACCACATTCACTAAACCCCTCTTTCCTGGGTTATGGGTTGGGTACAAAAATGATTCTGCTGTGCTGTGTAAACTGTAG